In one window of Eubalaena glacialis isolate mEubGla1 chromosome 13, mEubGla1.1.hap2.+ XY, whole genome shotgun sequence DNA:
- the ZNF771 gene encoding zinc finger protein 771 has protein sequence MPGEQQTEEEEEEEMQEEMVLLVKGEEDEGEEKYEVVKLKIPMDNKEVPSEAPAPSADPARPHACRDCGRAFARRSTLAKHVRIHTGERPFACTECGRRFSQKSALTKHSRTHTGERPYECPECDKRFSAASNLRQHRRRHTGEKPYACAQCGRRFAQSSNYAQHLRVHTGEKPYSCPDCGRAFGGSSCLARHRRTHTGERPYACADCGTRFAQSSALAKHRRVHTGEKPHRCAVCGRGFGHRSNLAEHARTHTGERPYPCAECGRRFRLSSHFIRHRRAHMRRRLYICAGCGRDFKLPAGATATERCPDCEGS, from the exons ATGCCCGGTGAACAGcagacagaggaggaggaagaggaagagatgcaAGAAGAGATGGTGCTGCTGGTGAAGGGTGAGGAGGATGAGGGTGAAGAGAAGTATGAAGTGGTGAAACTCAAGATCCCCATGGACAACAAGGAG GTCCCGAGCGAGGCGCCAGCGCCGTCGGCGGACCCGGCGCGCCCACACGCGTGCCGGGACTGCGGCCGTGCCTTTGCGCGCCGCTCCACATTGGCCAAGCACGTCCGCATACACACGGGCGAGCGGCCCTTTGCGTGCACCGAGTGCGGCCGGCGCTTCTCGCAGAAGTCGGCGCTGACCAAACACAGCCGCACGCATACGGGCGAGCGGCCTTACGAATGCCCAGAATGCGACAAGCGCTTCTCGGCCGCCTCGAACCTGCGGCAGCACCGGCGGCGCCACACGGGCGAGAAGCCGTACGCATGCGCACAATGCGGCCGCCGTTTCGCGCAGAGCTCCAACTACGCACAGCACCTGCGCGTGCACACGGGCGAGAAGCCGTACTCGTGCCCGGACTGCGGACGCGCCTTCGGCGGCAGTTCGTGTCTGGCGCGCCACCGACGCACGCACACGGGCGAGCGGCCGTACGCATGCGCCGACTGCGGCACGCGCTTCGCTCAGAGCTCGGCGCTGGCCAAGCACCGGCGTGTGCACACGGGCGAGAAGCCGCACCGCTGCGCCGTGTGCGGCCGCGGCTTCGGCCACCGCTCCAACCTGGCGGAGCATGCGCGCACGCACACAGGCGAGCGGCCCTACCCATGTGCCGAGTGCGGCCGGCGCTTCCGCCTCAGCTCGCACTTCATCCGCCACCGTCGCGCGCATATGCGGCGCCGTCTCTATATTTGCGCGGGCTGCGGCCGGGACTTCAAGCTACCCGCCGGAGCCACTGCCACTGAGCGCTGCCCAGATTGTGAGGGCAGTTGA